Part of the Bacillus sp. N1-1 genome, CCTCACTCCATTCTAAGACTTCTTTCAATGTTTGATTGTATTGGAACATCGCAAAAACCTTCGTTTCATTTTGAGTTGTTCCATTTAGCGTGATGTAAATAACTTCTGAAGGAGAAGACTGAATCGCGGCGTGAACCGTGCCTTCTTCGTAAGTAAAAGTTTTCTCGGTAGTTTCGACATCTGTTTTCTGTATATATGAAATTGTATCTTTCATTCCTAGCACTAGCAAGGAATGCTTTTTGAATTGTTCCTCTTCACGATCTAGAAATGCTCGTTCGTTCATTGTCGCATGACATAAATGAAAAATGAACCCAAGAAGAAGTGTGCTAATTAGCATCATCATTGCAGTCATATAGCCTTGCTCATCCAGTTGCTTAAGACATTTGAAAACTAACTTGTTTCTCTTTTTTTCCATTATTTAAATCCACCTCGATCATTACTCTCCTACCGGAGATCTCAACGGTAAATTCTCTAATCTCTTGTAAGACAATTTCATGACCGGTATTATTGACACGCCGACGTATAGAAGATCCATACCTTTCGTACTTAACGATCGCTCCATCTTTTTTCGTTAGTTCAATACTTTCCTTACTACGTACAATTTGAGTGGCTTCTCGCACTTCTTTAGAAAACAAGTGAAAAAACAAGCGTGCTTCTTCTTGCTGAAAATCTGCCCCTGAGTTTTGGATGGCCGCGCTCATTAGTAAAGGAAGTACCCATACAATAGCCAACAATATGGTCAAGGTTAGCATTAGTTCAAGTAACGTAATCCCTTTTTCATTCCTCATAAGGCAAACTTCTGCATATCAATAATTCATTCTTTTTCTCTTCATTATAAGAAATGCACAACCCATTCGGTGTTTCTGTCAAGAAAAAAACAGTGCCTTCCACTATTTCTTGCTTAGGAGGTACCACATTGTTTAACACGAAGTCATTCCAGTAATAATCGAGCAAAATGACCGCTTCTTTTCTCGTCTGGATGTTCATTCGCTCCTCATAAAGTTGAGCATAAATTGGCAATGCAGCGGAAGATAAAACAGTAAGTATAGAAAGGGCTGTCAAACCATCAAGTAACGAGTAACCATTACAATTTTTTAATATAGAAGCGACCTGCTCCCACTTGTACAACAAGCTTATACTCCTCCTTACCCGCCTTCATATAAAGGGTACCTGCCTTTTGAACATTTCCATTACCGCCATAAACAATTTGATACCCCATTGTTCCTTCATCAATTGTGATGTGATCTGGAATCTCATTCGTTCTCACTACCGTTGAAGCAGTACCTTGGATACTATAAATACCTTTACTTGGGGAGATTGAGAATCGATAAGAAGAACCATTTACATAAGCCAGTTCTTGAGTATACCTAAGATCCGATTGAATCTCTTCCAGGAAATGTTTTGTCAAAGAAGCATTTTGCGTAGGTGTAACGTGGAGAAAAACCAGTGTTAAAAGAATGGATAATAGAGAAAGTACGATCATCATCTCAATCAAGGTATAGCCAAAAGAATTTATTAATAAATAAAACCGCTTCATTCCCCTGCTAAATCCACTTTTCCATCTGTGATCGTTAAGGCCTCTCCTCCTGGACAAGTGGTTTCTTCCATATCAAGATACTCCTCTGTAACAAGATCATCAATTGCAGCTGGAAGTTTATTTTCATTTGCTTTGTATGCTGCTACCTGTGTTTGAGCGACTTTAATCGTTGCCTCACAACTTTTCTCTTCAACCACTTTGTTATTTTTCGTCAAGCCAGGAACAGCAATTAAAAGAAGAACGGAAATAATCATGATAACTATCATCATTTCAATGAGCGTAAACCCTTTTTCTTGTTTAAATAAGCTTATCCATTTTCTTAATTTCATTTATTACTTCCCCCTTAAATATTTTGCAAATAATAAAACATGGGCATTAGAATGGACATAAACATTAACATCACGACAAGACCTACACCGACAAAACTAACAGGCTGCAAAATCATAAACCCTTTCTTGACAAGCTCCTCAAATCGTTCGCCAACCACCTCCCCATATAGAATAAGCTCCCTGCCGAGATTACCACTTACTTGTCCATGCATTAAAATTTCTTTGAACTCAGGTACATATAAACTAGTGTGATCAAATAAACCTTCTAACTTTTCCCCGCGCATTAACGACAGGGAAACCCGATTAGCTTCCTCTTGAAAAAAAACAAAATGCGATTGCTTTGTTAACAGCGAAAAAGCCTCGGCAATGGAAAGACCACTTTGAAGTAATAGACCTAAGTGAAGGGAGGTATGATGAGTGAGGTAGAGAGGGATAAAGAGGTGAACGAATGGTACTTTACTATAAATAATCATTTTCTGTACTGCAGAACTTCGTTTGTTTTTCACTAACGTAGAAAGATAAAATGCAATGGAAAGTACAATAACACCTACAACAATAGCGGGCATAAACCGAACAAGCTCCATAAAAAACTTCGAAATAAATGGGAGAGGAACATCGAGCGTTTGGTACAACGTATTAAATTGAGGCAATAAGTACTTTCCTACCACAAATAACATAATGGCCGTCATCCAAAATAGAAAGATTGGATAAGCAAGCGTACTGCGTAGACGTTTTTGCCATTCACTTCTTGTTTTCATTAACTGTCCAGATGCAGATATGCCTGTCGCAAAATCACGCTGTTCAGACATATACAAGTAAGATAATATATCTCCTGGGAAGTTAAAATCAGCTAGAACATCATGAAAGGAGTCCCCACCTTTTAACCTCACAATAATCATTTCAATGTTTGATCGAATATGATCATTCTGATATAAAGCATAAACCTCCAGACATTTTGAAAGCGAATACCCCTCTTCAAGCATCTTCCCTACCCGACAAAGAAAGTCTGCTTTTCGATCAAGCTTCCATTTGGATCGTCTCACGGTTAAATAATCCCAACTCCTTCTCTACGGTTTCTTTTTGAATATAGCCTAAGGCATAGGCTCTAAGAATGTAATCTTTAATTGTGGATTGACCTGGTATGGTTAAAAGCTCTGGATAATCGAGGGCTTTTTGAAGGTGGAGACCTGCGAGGATTTCAACAACAGCAAGCTTTCTACGAGTTCTTCTTTTAAGACATTCGAGAGAACACACATCACAATAGGGACACTTTAATGGAACTAACCGCTGAGTTGCAACGCCTCTTAACGTCTGGGTGATGTTATGAAGTGGGATACCGAACTCGAGTAATCTTGGAATGCATTCAAGTGTACTTCCCGTATGGAGTGTGGAGACAACCAAATGGCCAGTCATACTAGCTCTTATTGCGAGTTGAGCAGTTTGTTCATCACGTATCTCTCCTACGACAAGAATATCAGGATCATGCCTTAAACCGGCTTTAAAACCCTCATAATACGAAAGTCCAGCCTTCTCGTTCACTTCCATTTGAATAAAATCAGGATTTCTCTTTTCGATCGGATCTTCTATTGTGAGAACACGGCGATGTCGCTTTACGCTTAACGTTTGAAGTAAGGAATACATGGTTGTCGTTTTACCTGATCCAGTAGGGCCTGTGATCATAAATAAACCACTGTTACAGCTAACAATCTGAAGAAGTCGGTTTGCAATTGAGGGAAAAAGAAAAAGTTCTTTAAAGGAGTGAGTTTCATCTTGTGGCAAAATACGAATAACGAGACTTTCGTGGTACGGAGTTGGAATTGTAGAGAGACGGAGATGTAGTTTTCTTGGGTAAAGAATCATATCCATGGCACCATTTTGAGGACGACGTTTTTCACCAATGTCCATTCCGCTCAGAAATTTAAAATGAGACAATAGCTTTTCAGCGACACTCATCGGTAACCATAAAGCATCATAAAGTCGATTATCCACCCGAAATTGTATGGATGCACCTTTCTCCTTTGGATGAAAATGTACATCAGATGCCCCCACTTCCATCGCTTGTTTGATAATGTCTTTCCCCTTTTCTTCAATATTCAGCAAAACACACCATCCTTTCGTCTAAATTCACGATTTTAAAATCGTAAAGAAAAGGATTCGCCAGGTGAATGGTAAATCCTTCTTATAAAAATTATAAATATATATTTATTTATCTGTAAACTCTTTAATAATTAAATTAAACAAACGCTCTTCTTCAAGAAATGGGTAATGATTGCTTTCTTCAAAAACAACCAACTTTGCATTCGGAATCATACTGGCGATTTCTTCGGAAAAAGAAAGGGGACACTGTACATCATATCTGCCACAAGCAATAAGAGTATGCGTAGTGATCTCAGAAAGCTGTTTTGTTACATCAAACTGTAAAATTTCTCTAGCAAAGAAATTCATTCGAGCTGCTGCCATCTTTTTATGTATTGGTTTTGAAAATAAGATCCTATATTGCTCTGGTCGATAAAGAGAAAGTTTCGTCCTTTCCTCAGTTATTTTTTTTCGTTCATTTTGCTCAAGATAAGGATCTTTTAACCGCTCAATAAACTGCTGCATCACCTCATATTGAGGATGTTCAACATGATAGATACAAGCGGAAGAAGAAGAGGCGTATTCTCTAGCAGCAGCTCCTACAATGATTAATCCTGCCAGCGAATTTGATGCATGAATCCCATATACGCAGCCGAGCATTCCTCCTGTAGAATGCCCTGCAAATAACCATTTTCGAATTTGCAACGTTTCGCGTATGCTTTCAAGATCAAACACCGTTTCAATCATAAAAAATTCGTACGGGGAGTTAACAGAGTCTGAGTTACCTGCTTCTTTAAGATTCACTAAATATACGGTATAGTTTTTTGTAAATACATCTGCAAAATAATCGCCACTGTTATTAAATTTGGAATAAAGATGCGTCACGCAAAGTGGCAGACCATTACCTTTCACAAAAACCTCAAACTTACCTCGTTCTGTTTCAACGAAAAGTTGTTTCCACATTACGGATCCTCCAAACTGATGGAACTTTTAAAATAAGGATGACAGTCTACTCAAGAACGACAGCTGTGCCGTAGGCAATAATTTCTGATGCACTTGCCATAACAGCTGAAGACTGTAACCTGAAAGCCACTATCGCATTGGCTCCCTTGCTTTCTGCATCCTTTACCATTCTTGCGATTGCTCTTTGTCTAGCGTCTGTCATCATTTCGGTATACTCCGTTATTTCACCGCCTACAATTGTTCGAAGACTTGCAAGTATGTCCTTCCCCACGTGCTTAGACTGAACAGTGCTTCCTCTAACATATCCAATCACTTCTTTAATATTTTTATTTGCAACTTGATCAGTAGTTACGATCATCATCATTTTGTTCCTCCTTCTCCCTATTCCTTCGATCTTTAATAAGCAAATAAATCAAGAAACCAAGTGAAAGCGCATATCCGATCATTACGAGCGGAACCCATGATGTATTGATAAAAAACATAACGACAATCAGAACTTGAAAGATTGAAGCACTTATTAACAATAGTATTTTCATTGCGCCTATCACCCGCTTTCTACATCCACCTTAAGAATACCTTATTTTGTGTGATTTTTCTTGTCCTGTTTTGCCAACTTTATGCCAAAAGAAAAAAGCGATACGCAGAGTCGTTTCCGCATATCGCTGTGACATGGATTATGATGTTATCTTATTCAACCAATTGACCGGACATTCCTATAATTAAGGTGATTTTTTTGCCTTCTGCTAAAAATAAGTATAAGTATCTAAACCACTGCTCATACTACTAGAGCACGAAATCATTGGGCTATAGCCAAGCGGTAAGGCAACGGATTTTGATTCCGTCATGCGCTGGTTCGAATCCAGCTAGCCCAGTTAAGAAACGACAGCAAGTTTCTTTTTACGTTGTTTTAAATTTTGCAAACCCGATTTGTTGTAACCTACAATTAATTTTTTGCCGTTAGTCACGATTGGGCGTCTTAGAAGCTTTGGTTCATTATGCATTAGTTCAAGCATTTCAGTAAGGGTAAGATCATCAATTTCAACATTTAGCTTCTTGAATGAAGTGCTTCTTCTCGCAAGAATTTCTTCAATACCATCTGTAGATAATGTAATGATTTCTTTTAACTCGTCAATCGAAGGTGTATCTTTAAATAAATGACGCTCTTCAAAATCAACACCATTTTCTTTTAACCATGCTTTTGTTTTTCTACAAGATGTGCAACTTGGATAAGTATAAAACAATAATTTATCTTCCAATTTAAATCCTCCCCGATTCGTTTTCCGTTGATAACTAACTTTACCCACATTATACAACGATTAAACAAATATTGTACAAGAAAAAGATTTGTATTTTTGTGAACGATTTGGGATAATAAATTGGAACCCTTTTCAAGGTTAAATAAGGAAAGTCATTATTTTGCCATGAGACTAGCATTTACTTTTCCACAAGAACTCATATATAATACGATATGTATGGGGAATGAACGAGCAAGGGAGGAACTTTTATGCCTAGAATGTACCGAGTTTTAGCTTTCTGGACTGGCATTTTCTCACTCATGGGCTTTGTTGGTGAGATGCCTGTATTAGGATTGCTGTTCCTTGGCCAGGCCGGCATGTTTTTAGCGTTAAGTTATCTAAACTTAACAGAACGTACTTATTTGTATATTTTTGGTGTATACTTAACTTTGTTTATGGTCGGTTTTTCCTACTGGTCAGTGTTCATGATGACGCCTGGATCAGGCGGACATTAATCCGAACGAAAAAAGACGATGCTTACGCATCGTCTTTTTTTTGGCACTTTTCTTGAATCATTACTAAAAATTGATTCGACTCGGCAAGCCACCTTACTGCTCGATTTTGTTTATGTTCTCTAGAAAAAGGATCATCCGGGCTCGTTTGCTGAAGAAATTGGAGCAAACCCTGTTTCAAAAGATATTTTCCTTGAGGCATGCAATCCACCCACAGCAATCCATGGC contains:
- the comGA gene encoding competence type IV pilus ATPase ComGA, translating into MLNIEEKGKDIIKQAMEVGASDVHFHPKEKGASIQFRVDNRLYDALWLPMSVAEKLLSHFKFLSGMDIGEKRRPQNGAMDMILYPRKLHLRLSTIPTPYHESLVIRILPQDETHSFKELFLFPSIANRLLQIVSCNSGLFMITGPTGSGKTTTMYSLLQTLSVKRHRRVLTIEDPIEKRNPDFIQMEVNEKAGLSYYEGFKAGLRHDPDILVVGEIRDEQTAQLAIRASMTGHLVVSTLHTGSTLECIPRLLEFGIPLHNITQTLRGVATQRLVPLKCPYCDVCSLECLKRRTRRKLAVVEILAGLHLQKALDYPELLTIPGQSTIKDYILRAYALGYIQKETVEKELGLFNRETIQMEA
- the comGG gene encoding competence type IV pilus minor pilin ComGG codes for the protein MEKKRNKLVFKCLKQLDEQGYMTAMMMLISTLLLGFIFHLCHATMNERAFLDREEEQFKKHSLLVLGMKDTISYIQKTDVETTEKTFTYEEGTVHAAIQSSPSEVIYITLNGTTQNETKVFAMFQYNQTLKEVLEWSEG
- a CDS encoding YbjQ family protein; the encoded protein is MMIVTTDQVANKNIKEVIGYVRGSTVQSKHVGKDILASLRTIVGGEITEYTEMMTDARQRAIARMVKDAESKGANAIVAFRLQSSAVMASASEIIAYGTAVVLE
- the comGC gene encoding competence type IV pilus major pilin ComGC: MKLRKWISLFKQEKGFTLIEMMIVIMIISVLLLIAVPGLTKNNKVVEEKSCEATIKVAQTQVAAYKANENKLPAAIDDLVTEEYLDMEETTCPGGEALTITDGKVDLAGE
- a CDS encoding Spx/MgsR family RNA polymerase-binding regulatory protein, coding for MEDKLLFYTYPSCTSCRKTKAWLKENGVDFEERHLFKDTPSIDELKEIITLSTDGIEEILARRSTSFKKLNVEIDDLTLTEMLELMHNEPKLLRRPIVTNGKKLIVGYNKSGLQNLKQRKKKLAVVS
- the comGD gene encoding competence type IV pilus minor pilin ComGD; this translates as MKRFYLLINSFGYTLIEMMIVLSLLSILLTLVFLHVTPTQNASLTKHFLEEIQSDLRYTQELAYVNGSSYRFSISPSKGIYSIQGTASTVVRTNEIPDHITIDEGTMGYQIVYGGNGNVQKAGTLYMKAGKEEYKLVVQVGAGRFYIKKL
- a CDS encoding alpha/beta hydrolase — its product is MWKQLFVETERGKFEVFVKGNGLPLCVTHLYSKFNNSGDYFADVFTKNYTVYLVNLKEAGNSDSVNSPYEFFMIETVFDLESIRETLQIRKWLFAGHSTGGMLGCVYGIHASNSLAGLIIVGAAAREYASSSSACIYHVEHPQYEVMQQFIERLKDPYLEQNERKKITEERTKLSLYRPEQYRILFSKPIHKKMAAARMNFFAREILQFDVTKQLSEITTHTLIACGRYDVQCPLSFSEEIASMIPNAKLVVFEESNHYPFLEEERLFNLIIKEFTDK
- the comGB gene encoding competence type IV pilus assembly protein ComGB; the protein is MRRSKWKLDRKADFLCRVGKMLEEGYSLSKCLEVYALYQNDHIRSNIEMIIVRLKGGDSFHDVLADFNFPGDILSYLYMSEQRDFATGISASGQLMKTRSEWQKRLRSTLAYPIFLFWMTAIMLFVVGKYLLPQFNTLYQTLDVPLPFISKFFMELVRFMPAIVVGVIVLSIAFYLSTLVKNKRSSAVQKMIIYSKVPFVHLFIPLYLTHHTSLHLGLLLQSGLSIAEAFSLLTKQSHFVFFQEEANRVSLSLMRGEKLEGLFDHTSLYVPEFKEILMHGQVSGNLGRELILYGEVVGERFEELVKKGFMILQPVSFVGVGLVVMLMFMSILMPMFYYLQNI
- a CDS encoding DUF2626 domain-containing protein, with amino-acid sequence MPRMYRVLAFWTGIFSLMGFVGEMPVLGLLFLGQAGMFLALSYLNLTERTYLYIFGVYLTLFMVGFSYWSVFMMTPGSGGH
- the comGF gene encoding competence type IV pilus minor pilin ComGF, translated to MRNEKGITLLELMLTLTILLAIVWVLPLLMSAAIQNSGADFQQEEARLFFHLFSKEVREATQIVRSKESIELTKKDGAIVKYERYGSSIRRRVNNTGHEIVLQEIREFTVEISGRRVMIEVDLNNGKKEKQVSFQMS